The Helianthus annuus cultivar XRQ/B chromosome 16, HanXRQr2.0-SUNRISE, whole genome shotgun sequence genome includes a window with the following:
- the LOC110916718 gene encoding LOB domain-containing protein 2, producing the protein MNINLYMPDIRRLSLHNPTPTATTTTPVATPTPTPPHAKTQHLLNDNKMQKSQNDTTTIRVLEAATSSSPPSTTTTYGGAVPACAACRHQRKKCTKKCVLAPFFPVEKTQDFQAVHRVFGVSNVTKLLKDLSTEDGKKAVDSLIWEANCRIKDPVLGSLGEFQRVCEELNFYKTQLLANVPVMQSPDMYNSKSAQRLIKSCNCDTNGNINSGSLLDYYIHCNGVNGGIDHSTRMLNYGSSQSMERVKHERDQQGSLIHQQQQMMNDFSEFY; encoded by the exons ATGAATATCAATCTTTACATGCCTGATATTAGACGTCTCTCTCTCCATAACCCTACACCAACGGCAACCACCACCACTCCAGTGGCCActcccacccccaccccaccccacgcAAAAACACAACATTTATTG AACGATAACAAGATGCAGAAGAGCCAGAATGATACAACCACAATTAGGGTTCTTGAAGCTGCAACCTCCTCATCTCCACCATCCACAACCACCACCTACGGCGGTGCAGTACCAGCATGTGCAGCGTGCCGCCACCAGCGAAAGAAGTGCACAAAAAAGTGTGTATTAGCACCTTTTTTTCCTGTCGAAAAAACTCAAGATTTTCAAGCAGTTCATAGGGTTTTCGGGGTCAGCAACGTGACAAAGTTGTTGAAGGATTTAAGTACAGAAGACGGGAAAAAGGCGGTCGATTCGCTTATCTGGGAAGCGAATTGCCGGATCAAAGATCCGGTGTTAGGGTCATTAGGAGAGTTCCAAAGGGTTTGTGAAGAACTcaacttttataaaacacaatTGTTAGCCAATGTTCCTGTTATGCAAAGTCCAGATATGTACAACAGTAAGTCTGCACAACGGTTGATTAAATCATGTAATTGTGACACCAATGGGAATATTAACAGTGGTTCGTTGTTGGATTATTACATTCATTGCAATGGAGTTAATGGTGGGATTGATCATAGCACTCGTATGTTGAACTATGGATCTTCGCAAAGTATGGAGAGGGTAAAGCATGAAAGAGATCAACAAGGTTCTTTGattcatcaacaacaacaaatgatGAATGACTTTAGTGAGTTTTACTAG
- the LOC110920168 gene encoding acyl-coenzyme A oxidase 3, peroxisomal, whose amino-acid sequence MDRVNFRAKVLTGHLKNHHNSTIDLLHTAQCVNYSPPELCEPPSAFNTKALRKLLDGESMDEIDYIFNLMIQSDLFCPRERGGKVFISPDFNKSMEHQREMTMKRINYLREQGAFDGWLTRKGPDAERSGFTRGITFGVYDHSLGIKLGVHFFLWGGAIQFMGTKRHQDKWLKPTETYEVIGCFAMTELGHGSNVRGIETITRYDASTQEFIITTPCESAQKYWIGGAANHATHAVVFSQLKINGVNQGVHAFIAQIRDANGNICPNVRIADCGHKIGLNGVDNGRIWFDNLRIPRENLLNSVADVSPDGQYSSAIKDPDQRFAAFLAPLLSGRVTIAAGSMNITKIGLAIAVRYSLSRRAFSIRPNEPEVLLLDYPSHQRRLLPLVAKTYALSFASEYLKNIYVNRTRQSIKTVHVVSSALKATSTWHGMRTLQECREACGGQGLKTENHVGHLKSEFDVQLTFEGDNYVLMQQISKALLKEILAAKRRNKPVKGLGLEHLNKPAPIIPSHLTSSALRTAQFQTDIFCLRERDLLHRFETEVSQREARGESMEHIFTVTYQIAEDLGRAFSDRLVLQTFLDVEATVPAGSLKDVLGLLRSMYTTIVMEEDASFLRYGYLSTDNAAVVRKEVLKLCSEVRPHALALVTSFGIPDALLGPIAFNWIDANAWSSVKDNDTIKDNDTVFSFFSNML is encoded by the exons ATGGATCGGGTCAACTTCCGGGCCAAAGTCCTAACCGGGCATCTCAAGAACCACCATAACTCGACCATCGATCTCCTCCACACCGCCCAATGCGTCAACTACTCCCCACCAGAACTCTGTGAACCGCCGTCTGCTTTCAACACGAAAGCACTCCGTAAGCTCCTAGATGGAGAGAGCATGGATGAAATCGACTATATCTTTAATCTGATGATACAAAGTGACTTGTTTTGCCCAAGAGAAAGGGGCGGTAAAGTGTTTATATCTCCGGATTTTAACAAGTCAATGGAGCACCAGAGAGAAATGACGATGAAGAGAATCAATTACCTTAGAGAACAAGGAGCGTTCGATGGGTGGCTGACTCGAAAGGGGCCTGATGCCGAGCGTTCTGGATTTACTCGTGGTATCACTTTTGGTGTGTATGATCACTCTCTAGGGATCAAACTTGGTGTCCATTTCTTTCTATG GGGTGGTGCAATTCAGTTCATGGGCACGAAGCGCCATCAGGATAAGTGGTTGAAGCCAACCGAAACTTATGAAGTCATAGGTTGCTTTGCAATGACAGAGTTAGGACATGGTAGTAAT GTCAGAGGCATTGAAACAATCACAAGATATGATGCAAGCACTCAGGAATTCATCATCACCACTCCTTGTGAATCTGCTCAGAAGTATTGGATCGGAGGTGCAGCCAAT CATGCTACCCATGCAGTCGTTTTCTCGCAGCTCAAAATCAATGGTGTGAATCAAGGAGTGCATGCTTTCATAGCCCAAATCAGGGACGCAAATGGAAATATATGTCCAAATGTTCGTATTGCTGATTGTGGTCATAAAATCGGCTTGAATGGTGTTGATAATGGTCGAATATG GTTCGACAACTTACGAATTCCTAGAGAGAATTTGTTGAATTCGGTTGCTGATGTTTCCCCTGATGGACAATATTCGAGTGCAATAAAAGATCCAGATCAG AGATTTGCAGCGTTTTTAGCTCCGTTATTATCCGGGCGTGTGACTATTGCAGCAGGATCAATGAACATAACTAAG ATTGGTTTAGCAATTGCAGTACGGTACTCTTTATCAAGGAGAGCCTTTTCTATACGACCAAATGAACCCGAGGTTCTCTTGCTTGATTATCCTAGTCATCAAAGGCGTCTCTTGCCTCTTGTAGCGAAAAC ATACGCTTTGAGTTTTGCTTCTGAATATCTGAAGAACATATACGTGAACAGAACACGCCAATCAATTAAAACCGTTCATGTCGTTTCTAGTGCACTTAAGGCTACTTCAACCTGGCACGGCATGAGAACCCTTCAG GAATGTCGAGAAGCTTGTGGCGGGCAAGGTTTAAAGACTGAAAACCATGTCGGTCATTTGAAAAGTGAGTTTGACGTGCAACTTACTTTTGAAGGCGATAATTATGTTCTAATGCAACAG ATTAGCAAGGCACTACTCAAGGAGATTTTGGCAGCCAAGAGAAGAAACAAACCAGTGAAAGGTTTGGGCCTTGAACACTTGAACAAACCCGCTCCCATTATCCCTTCTCACCTCACAAGCTCCGCTCTTCGGACAGCTCAGTTCCAG ACCGACATCTTCTGCCTACGGGAGAGAGATTTGTTGCATCGTTTTGAGACCGAAGTCTCACAACGCGAGGCTAGGGGAGAAAGCATGGAACATATATTTACAGTG ACCTATCAGATCGCTGAGGATTTGGGCAGAGCCTTCTCAGATCGGTTAGTTCTACAAACATTTCTTGACGTTGAAGCAACGGTTCCAGCTGGCTCGTTAAAG GATGTATTAGGTCTACTAAGATCAATGTACACGACAATTGTGATGGAAGAAGATGCATCGTTTCTTCGATATGGCTACTTATCAACAGACAATGCAGCTGTGGTTAGAAAAGAGGTTTTGAAACTGTGCAGTGAGGTAAGACCACATGCACTTGCTTTGGTCACTTCTTTTGGAATCCCGGATGCTCTTTTGGGGCCAATAGCTTTCAACTGGATCGATGCCAATGCATGGTCTTCGGTTAAAGACAATGACACAATTAAAGACAATGACACGGTGTTCTCATTTTTTTCAAATATGTTGTAA